From the Chitinophaga lutea genome, the window TACCAGATGCTGGTACGCGGAGAGGTGATGCGGGGCAAATTCAGGAAGAGTTTTGAACAGCCCGTGCCTTTTGCGCCTAACCAGCCCGAGCAGGTAAAATTCACCTTACCGGACATTGCGCACACGTTCAAAAAAGGCCACCGGCTGATGGTGCAGATACAGAGCAGCTGGTTCCCGCTGGTAGACCGCAATCCGCAGCAATTCACGAATATTTATACGGCAAACGATAAAGATTTTGTTCCGTCCACTATCCGGATTTATCACGATGCAAAGCGGCCGTCGAAACTGATACTGCCTGTTTTGCGTTGATTCCACCACGTTAAAAAATACGCAATATGAAACTTCTGTTTTCTGCAGCCCTGGCGCTGCTGACACAATTGTCCTTCGCGCAGGCCGGTCTTTCCGGCGCCTGGCAGCTGATGCCCGTGGGCAGCGAACCGCAAACCGTGCGCATCATCGAAGACGGGTATTTTATGCAGACCGTCTTCAACCAGCAGGGGAAAGAGTTCGTGAGCACGCTCGGCGGGCGCATCACCGCATCCGGCGGCAACCTCACCGAAGTGATCGAATTCAACACGGCCGACAAAGAGAACATCGGCAGCACCAACACCTGCACGTACAAATTGCAGAACAACCAGCTGACGGTGAGCTGCGCCGGCAAAACCACCACCTGGCAGCGCCTCGATGAAGGGAAGGCACCATTGGCAGGCACCTGGCGCATCACCGCCAGGGAAAACAACGGTAAGATGGACCCCATGCGCCCCGGCCCGCGTAAAACCCTTAAAATCCTTTCCGGCACCCGCTTTCAATGGGCGGCCATCAACACGGAAACCAAGGAGTTTTTCGGCACCGGCGGCGGTACGTACAAGTTTGAGAACGGCCAGTATACCGAAACCATCACCTTCTTTTCGCGCGACAATACGCGGGTGGGCATGAGCCTGAGCTTTAACGGCAAAGTGGACGGCAAACAATGGCACCACAGCGGCAAAAGCTCCAAGGGCGACCCCATCAGCGAAATATGGAGCAGGATTGAATAATGTGCTTATATTGCGGTTCAAATTTTACAACCCGGTATGATCAGAAAATGCCTATTTATCGGCGCTTTAAGCGTACTGACCGCACAAGCGGCCTTCAGCCAGAAAAAACAGACGGCTGCACCTAAACCTTTGCTCCGCACGCAACTGGACTCCGTGAGCTATACCATCGGCAACGACCTCGGGCAAATGCTCAAAGGCCAGGGGCTCGACAGCCTGAACCTGAAACTGCTGTTCAAGGCCATCGAAGACCATTATACCGGCAAAACACCGGTACTCTCCGCCGACCAGGGCACTACCCTGGTGAGGGACTACATCCTGAACAAGAATAAAGTGGAAGGGGAAAAGTTCCTGGCGAAAAACAAAACCAAACCCGGCGTGGTAACGCTGCCCAGCGGCCTGCAGTACCAGGTGCTGAAAACCGGCACCGGTCCCAAACCCACGCTGAACGATAAGGTAAAAGTGCATTATCACGGCATGCTGATCGACGGTACTACATTCGACAGCTCCATCGACCGCGGCGAGCCCATCACACTGCCCGTTACGGGCGTGATCAAAGGCTGGACGGAAGCCCTCCTGCTGATGCCTGTGGGCAGCAAATGGAAACTCTTCATCCCTTCGCAGCTGGCGTACGGCGAAAGAGCCGCCGGCCCGAAAATCAAGCCCAACAGCGCACTGGTGTTTGATGTGGAACTGCTGAGCATCGAAGCGGCCACACCTGCGGAAACGCAGCCTGCCGCTCCCGTGAAAGAATAGTATATATTACAATATTGAAAAGCCGGATGGGAGTGATTCCATCCGGCTTTTTTTATTCGCGCTGCCGCAAACATGTGCTTTCCCCCGTATAACATCACCCGCTGTGAACCTGATCATTGCCACTTCAAATATTCAGCACCGCTACCGCGATGCCTCTTGCGGTTCTTGCACACCATCCACTTTCACATCCTGATGCGAACGCATGCCGAAGATGAAGTGCCTCCCTGTCTAAAAAAGCGGCGGCCCCGTTCACACGAGGCCGCCGCTCTGTATTTTCTTTCATCCGTTATTTGAACACTCTCGGCGCGCGCATTTCCAGCAGCATAAAATCCGCCAGCACCATGGCTGTAACGGCTTCCAGCACTACGGGCACGCGCAGCGCGATGCAGAGATCGTGACGGCCTTTCACGGAAAACTGTTCCACCTGGCCGCTGGCTATATTCAGCGTTTCCTGCACTTTGGGGGTGCTGGAGGTGGGTTTTACCGCGATGCGGAACACCAGCTGGTTGCCGTTGCTGATGCCGCCCACCACGCCGCCGGCGTTGTTGGTGGCGGTTTTTCCGCTTGTATCGATGATCGCGTCGTTGTGTTCCAGCCCTTTCATTTTAGCGGCGGCAAAACCGGCGCCGAATTCGATGCCTTTGATGGCGGGGATGGCAAACACCGCATGCGCGATGTTGGACTCGATGGAATCGAAGAAAGGTTCGCCCAAACCGATGGGCAGCCCGTCTACCGTACATTCCACGACACCGCCTACCGAGTCTTTGGCGGCGATGGCGGCTTCGAGGCCCTGTTCGGGATCAGGGTAACCGCCTACTTCTTTCAGCTCCGCTTTTACCTGGATGCCGCTGCCGAGTATTTTTTTGGCGATCACGCCGGCCGCCACGAGGTTGAGCGTCAACCGGCCGCTGAAGTGGCCGCCGCCGCGGTAGTCTTCAAACCCGCCGTACTTCTGCGTAGCCACAAAATCGGCATGGCCGGGGCGGGGAAACTCCCGCAGTTTGGCGTAATCGGCGCTGCGGGTGTTGTTGTTTTCGAACAGGATGGTGATGGGCGCTCCTGTGGTATGATCGTTGAACACACCGGATTTCAGGAAAGGCAGGTCGTCTTCCTTGCGGGGCGTGGTGCCTTTGGCGCCGGCTTTACGCCGTTCCAGGTCGGGCAGGAAATCTTCCTGCTTTAAGGGAATGCCTGCGGGCACGCCGTCGATATTGACGCCCACGCTTTCGCCGTGGGACTCGCCGAATACATTCACCCTGAATATTCTTCCGAAACTGTTCATGATTGTACTTTTTCTTCTTTAGTGACTGCCGCGCCGAGCGTCGCTATATGATCATAGAATTCCGGGTACGATTTGTTGATCGCTTCGGCGTTCTCCACCGTTACCGGTCCGTCGGCCGTCAGCGCCGCCACGGCGCAGGCCATGGCGATGCGGTGATCGTTATGCGAATGTACGGTAGCGCCTTTGATGCCGGTGCCGCCGTGTACGAACATATCGTCTCCTTCGAGGTTGATGCGGATGCCCATTTTACCGAACTCCTGCTGCAGGGTGAGACCGCGGTCGCTTTCTTTATGCGCCAGGCGGCTTACGCCCTTGATCCGGGTCACGCCCTTGCAGTTGGCGGCCAGGGCCACCAGCGGCGGGAACAGGTCCGGGCAGTCGGTAGCGTCCAGCTCAAACGGCTTCAGTTCCTTTTTGGCGATGATCATGGTGAACACGCCGGGCAGGATTTCGGCGCCGGCTTTTTCGAGCGCTTCCATGATCGCCTTGTCGGACTGTGCGCTTTGGGTATTGAGGTGATGCACTTCCGCCTTGCCGGCTACGGCGGCCGCTACGAGCAGGAATGCCGCGCCGCTCCAGTCGCCTTCCACGGTATATTCCACGGGGCGGTAGGATTGTTTGCTGTCGAAGTGGAACACTTCAAAGTTCTCCTGCCGCACCTTTACGCCGAAATGCTCCATGATCTGCAGCGTGAGGGCGATGTAAGGTTTGCTTTTGAGGTCTTTCACCGTAATGGCGGCTTTATCCGCCACGGCGCCGAAAGCCATGAGCAGGCCGGTGAGGAACTGGGACGACAGGGAGCCGTCGATCGTCACGTTATTGGCCTGCAGCGGTCCCCTGATTTCCAGGGGCAGCTTGCCGTCGCGGCTTTTGATCTGTACGCCCAGCTGGGGCAGTACTTCCTCGAAGAAATGCATGGGGCGGGTCACGAGGCTGCCGTGCCCGTTGATGGTGATGGTCTTTTCAGACAGGGCGGCCACCGGCGTGAACATGCGGATGCCGAGGCCCGATTCGCCGCAATTGATCTCCTCGTGCAGGGGCTGAACGCCATTGCCGGTGATCTCAATCGTTTCTTCTCCCCTTTTCACCACAGCCCCCAGGTTTTCCGCTACTTCGAGCGCGGCCAGGCAGTCGTTGCTCAGCCCCGGGTTATGTATGACGGTTTTCCCTTTCGCGAGCAAGGCCGCTGCCACCGCACGCTGCATCGCACTCTTGGAGGGATTGGCGGTAACGGCGCCTTTGATCACGGAAGGTGAAATTGAAACTCTCATATTGGACGGTTACAGTTCTTTTAAAATTTGTTTCAGCTCGTCGAGCGGGATAGGCTGTGTTTGCGCCTTACCCAGTTCTTCCAGCAGCACAAAGTGAATATGGTCTTTTTCTCGTTTTTTATCCAGCTTGAAGATGTTGAACACCGCGTCTTTGTCCGATTGCATCGTTACCGGTAAACGGTAGTCGTTGATCAAACGGATCAGCCGGTTGGTTTGTTCGGATGGCAGCTTGGTTATTTTTTCGGAGATCTTAGCAGCTGCTACCATCCCGATCGCCACCGCCTGGCCGTGTGCAATGTTTTCCAGCTTTTCTACCGCATGCCCGAGGGTATGACCAAAATTCAGCCAGCGGCGTACACCGCTTTCAAACTCGTCTTCCAGCACAAACTTTGTTTTGATCGCCACCGACCGTTCCACCAGGTATTGCAGCACGCTTACATCCTGCGCGAGGGCCTTGTCTTTATTGTTTTCCAGGTAGGTAAACAATTCCGCATCGTATATGCAGGCATACTTGATGATCTCGGCAAAACCGTTGCACCATTCCGTTGCGGGCATGGTAGACGGCAGGGTGTAGTCGAACAGGATGAACTGCGGCTGGTTGATGGTGCCCAGCATGTTTTTATGCATGCCGTGGCTCACGCCGTTTTTACCGCCGATGGAAGCATCTACCTGCGCCAGCAAGGTGGTGGGCACAAACCCGAAGGGAATGCCGCGCATGTAAATACTGGCTGCAAAGCCGGTGATATCTGTGAGCATACCGCCGCCAATGCCTACCAGCGTGGTTTTGCGGTCTGCCTCCAGTTCTATCAGCCCGTTGATGATCTGGTCGATCACTTCCATGTTCTTGTGATCCTCCCCATCGGGCACTACCAGCTTTTTCCAGCCGGGCAGCAGGTCTGCGTAATGATGGTCCACATTTTCATCCAGCAGCAGGATGGTGCGTTCTTTATTCACGTAATTCCCCAGGTTGGCGAGACTTTCGCCGAGGTAATACGTGGTGGCGGCGTGTTGAAACTGGTGCGTTTGCGTTGTCATATAAGTCTGATACTGAAAAAAGGCTTAGTCGTTCATCACTTTATTCTGGCGGTTGATGGATTCCAGGTGCACGGCATCAAAGTATTTCAGTACGAAATCTTTGGTGAGGCCCAGTTTCTCGCCGGCGCGGATACCACGGTCGAGGATTTCATTCCAGCGGTTGGTTTGCAGGATGGTGATGTTGTTCTCTTTTTTATACTGACCGATTTTTTCAGCGATTTTCATGCGGTTGCCCAGCAGCAGCATGATTTCGTCATCGATGCCGTTGATCTGGTTGCGCAGTTTTTCGAGGGCGGTGTTGAACTCTTTCTGGTCGGTACGTTCGTGCCTCCAGGTGATGTTGCTCAGCAGCTCGCCGAATTTTTCGGGCGTGATCTGTTGTTTGGCATCGCTCCAGGCGTTGTCCGGATCGATGTGTGTTTCCAGCATGAGGCCATCGTAATCGAGGTCGATCGCTTCCTGTGAAACAGCCTGCAGGATGTCGCGGCGGCCGCTGATGTGGCTCGGGTCGCAGATCATCGGTAATTCAGGATGACGGCGTTTCAGTTCGATCGCCAGGTGCCACATGGGGGCGTTGCGGTATTCGGTGTTGCCGTAGCTGGAGAAGCCGCGGTGGATCAACCCTACTTTTTCGATACCGGCTTTCTGGATACGCTCTACCGCACCAATCCACAGTTCCAGGTCGGGGTTGATGGGGTTTTTGATCAGCACGGGAATCTTAACGCCTTTCAGGGCGTCGGCCACATCCTGTACGGAGAACGGGTTTACGGTGGTGCGCGCACCAATCCAGAGGATGTCCACGCCGAAGTGCAGCGCATCTTCCACCTGTTTGGCGGTAGCTACTTCCACAGTAGTGGGCATGCCGGTCAGCTCTTTGGCTTTCTGCAGCCAGGGGAGGCCTTTGGGACCAATCCCTTCGAAGGAGCCCGGACGGGTGCGGGGTTTCCAGATACCGGCGCGCAGCACATCCACTTTACCGGTTTTTGCCAGGGCCAGCGCAGTGGCCAATACCTGTTCTTCGGTTTCTGCAGAGCAGGGTCCGGAGATGATCAGCGGCTTTTTGTCTGAAGCCGGATCGGCGAATTTCGTTTTTGCTAAGATCTGTTCCATTGTAATATGACGTGTTAATAATGTGACTGTTTATTTTAAGATTTTCCTGATTTTATTGCTCTTCTGGATGAGTTTGTAGAACGTTTCGTAATCTTCATCCTGGAGGAGTTTTTTCATCTGCTCGAGCTGGTTGATGTGTTCTTCCAGTACGTCGAGCACGTTGTTGCGGTTGTGCTTGAAAATGGGCACCCAGGTGTCCGGCGAGCTTTTGGCGAGGCGCACGGTGGATTCGAAACCGCCGCTGGCCAGCTCGAAAATGCGGCCCTGCTCCTTTTCCTTTTTCAGCACCGTCAAAGCCAGCGCGAAAGAAGTGATGTGGGAGATGTGCGATACATAGGCGGTGTGCAGGTCGTGCTCCTCCGCGTTCATGTACACGGTGCGCATGCTCAGCTTGTCCACCATCGATTCGATCATTTCCACCGCATCCTCATCGCTGTTCTTCACGTCGCACAGCACCATCGTTTTCTGTGCGAACAGGTTGCGCACGGCCGCATCGGGCCCGGAGTACTCGGTACCGGCCATCGGGTGGGCGGCTACAAAGCGGCCCCGTTTGGAATGACCGGTCACGAGCTGTAATAATTTCTGTTTGGTGGAGCCCACATCCATGATCACATGCTGTGGCCCGACCTTGTCTAAAATGGAGGTAAGGGTCTGGAGGAGCGCATCCACCGGGATGGCCAGGATGATCAGCTGGCTGCGGCTCATGGCATCTTCAAGATTGGAACCTTCGTCGATGATATTCAGTTCCTGCGCTCTTTTCAGGTTCTCTTCGTTGTAATCCACGCCGATGATCCAGTTGGCCACCCCCTTTTCCTTGAGGCTGATGGCCAGCGAACCGCCTATTAATCCTACTCCTACTACTGTTGCAATCATATATTGACCGTTTGGGATACCTGAATGGATTGTTTCACCCGTTCAATCGCTTCTTCAAACACCTGCTCGCTGCGGCAGAGGCTCACACGGATGTACCCTTTGCCGTTTTCGCCGAAAATACCGCCGGGTGTGATGAATACTTTGGCTTTGTACAGCACTTCATCGCTCACGGCAAACCCGTCTGCATATCCTGCGGGGATTTCCGCCCACACAAACATGCCTGTCTGGTTGGTGTCGTATCTGGCGCCGAGCAGGTTGAGCAGCTCGAATACTTTTTTACGGCGGCCGGCGTAAATGCCGTTCAGTTCCGCGTACCATTCCGGCCCCAGTTCCAGTGCGGCCACGGCGGCCATCTGCACGGGCTGGAACATGCCGCTGTCCATATTGCTTTTAAAGCGCAGCACATCGTTGAGGAATTCCGCTTTGCCTACCAGCATCCCTACACGCCAGCCGGCCATGTTGCCGCTTTTGCTCAGGGAGTTCAGTTCGAGGGCCACTTCCATGGCGCCGGGCGTGGCCAGGAGGCTGGCCGGCCGGTCGTTCAGGATGAAGCTGTACGGATTGTCGTGGCACAGCAGGATGTTATGTTTTTTGGCGAAAGCCACCAGTTTTTCGAAAGTATCGGCTTTGGCCTGCGCGCCGGTGGGCATATGCGGGTAGTTGACCCACATGAGCTTCACCTTGCCGAGGTCGCTTTTTTCGAGGGCCTCGAGGTCCGGCTGCCAGCCATTGGCCGCGCTCAGGGCGTACGTCACCGGTGTGGCGCCGCTGAGCTGTACGGCGGAGCGGTAAGTGGGATACCCCGGGTCCGGGATGAGCGCTTCGTCGCCTTCCTGCAGAAAGGTCATGCAGATGTGCATGATACCTTCTTTAGAGCCGATGAGGGGCAGCACTTCTTTCTCAGCATCCAGCGTTACGCCGTAGAAGCGGCCGTACCAACCGGCCATGGCCTGCCGCAGGGCAGGAATGCCTTTGTAGCCCTGGTAAGCATGGGTGCCGGGTTTGGCGGCATGCTCATTCAATGCCGCTACCACGGAAGGGTGCGGAGGAAGGTCGGGACTCCCGATACCGAGGTTGATCACATTCGCACCCCCTTTGTTCATATCGTCGATCTCCCGCAGCTTGCGGGAAAAGTAATACTCTTCGGTGTGTTGTAATCTTTTAGCTACAGTTGGTTGCATGGGTTTATGATTAGTTGTGCGTTTTGCCTTTTTTGTAAATGCCCAGTACCGTCAGATGTTCGGTAAGCGGGGTGATTTTTTTCAGGGCCTGCTGGAAATGAGCCAGGGTGTCAAATTCCATGTCCGCATGAAAATAATAATGCCACTCTTTCGCCGGTATGGGAAAACTCTGGATTTTGCTCAGGTTGATGCCTTCGGCGGCGATTTTGGTGAGCACTTTGGCCAGACTTCCGCTTTCATTGGAAGTCTGGAAATATACGGAAGATTTGTTGGCATCTGCCGGTGCTTCCACACCATTTCTGGAAATGGCCAGAAAACGGGTATAGTTGTTTTTGGCGGTATGGATGTTGGGCGCGATGATATCGAGCTCAAAAATCTCCGCCGCCAGCTGTCCTGCGATGGCCGCGGTGGATTTCAGCTTTTTCTGGCGCACATGTTTGGCGCTGAGGGCGGTATCTTCCGTTTCCACGAGTTTGATGTGGGGGTATTTGGCGAGGAAGTCCATGCACTGCAGCAAAGCCATCGGGTGCGAATGCACTTCGCGGATGTCTTCGATGCTTTGGCCGGGCAGCACCATGAGCTGCTGGTTGATCTGCAGGTACAACTCTCCCGTGATGTGGAGGCCTGAATTTTTGAGCAGGCTGTAATTGGGCAGGATGCTGCCGGCGATGGAGTTTTCGATGGCCATCATGCCGCCGTCCACACCCGCTTCACCGTTTTTGACCTTACGCACGAGCTCCGGGAAAGAAGCGCAGGCTTCAATGGTATTTTGTTTGCCGAAGTACTTCTGTACGGCTATCTGGTGAAAACTTCCTTCAAATCCCTGGATGGCTATGTGCATAAAAATTGAGTTCGTATATGAAAATAAAAAAGGGCCCCGTGAGCCGGGACCCTTCATTTGTTCGTTTTATGATAAACTGTTGTTACAAAGGAGTCCCGTTTTTTTCCCGGTAAAAGAAAAAGTAAAAGAAATACAGGCTAAAGCTCTTTTGTGACATATGATGATTTGTTTATCAGAATTCATTGTAAAAAAGGAAAGGCCCCCTTTTTCAGGAGGCCCGTTATATTTTTAAGCGATTTTAGCAAAAACGAACCTCCTATTCCTGGAACCAGAAAAAGTAACCGTAAAAATAACCGAAGGTGCGTTGTTGCATTGCTTGTTCTGCTTTATTGTTTGATAGAACAAAAGTAAGGCAGGATTCCAATTTTTCAAACAGGGGATGGAAAATATATAATTCTTCCAACAAAACAGCTTTTTACGTAGAATTTATCTAACAACTATCCCCTGATGGCCGGGAATCGATCACCGGAGGGGCCGATTGCCTGCTATAGCAAATATTTTGCGCGGGGCTGGCGGGGAAGCGAGTAAGGGCTTTGGGGTGCAGAGCCGTTTTCAACGAAGCTACAACGAAGCTTCCCTGGGGGATGAACGAAGGATCACCGGAAAGTTGATCCTTCGTTGGAGGTTCGTTGGTCCTTCGTTGAAGGTTCGTTGAACACCCATCAAATGCCCGCCTGGCGTGGGGCGTTTTTCTGATTATTAGGCTGGTGGCAGGTTTGAAGTCGATATTTTGGATTGAACCGGCATTGCGATATAGACAGCCGGGCTGCCTTTAAGGGGAGAGAGCGCCAATAGGGTAACGGCAGTTCGCTGCCGGGGCGGCCGGAAATAAAAAAGGGCCGTTTCATAAGAAACGGCCCCGGATTAATATCCTTGATTGCTTGCCTATAATTAGTGTTTAGCAGAATCAGCAGCAGGAGCGGTAGTTGAGTCTGTAGCCAGAGAATCAACGGGAGCTACAACTGAAGAATCAGCAGGAACTGAAGAATTTACAGAGCTGTCGATTTTAGTGGTGTCGCCGGTGTTAGAGGTAGAAGCGCTGTTACAAGCTGCAACGAAAAGACCGAGTGCGAGAGCCAAGAATGCTACTTTTTTCATTTTAAATGCTTTTAAGGTTTTTGAAATGAGATTTATACTTTATACCCATATCAGCGAAAAGGTAACCCATCGTTTCAGAAAAATTTTTTTTGGTTACTTTGGGTTACAAAAAGGCGTTAATCGTATTAATAAGTGAATAATCTTTTGCAAATAGAACGGGATAAGGAATTGCTGCTGGGCCTGGCGGCAAACGATGACAAATCGTTGGAAACCATCTATTTAGAGAATTTCCCAGCAGTTGCCAGGATGATTTTACAGCATAACGGGTCGGAAGACGACGCGAGGGATGTGTTCCAGGAGGCGATGATCGTGTTGTATGAAAAGGTGCAGGAGGGCAATTTTATCCTTTCCAGCCGGTTAAAAACCTTTTTATATGCCGTTTGCCGGCGGATATGGCTGAAAAAGCTGCAGGCCTCTTCCTTACAGGGCCCCATTTACGAGGAACTGGAGGAAACGGCCGCTGCGGAGGAAGCTCTGGAGGCCGCCGTCGAAAAGGATCAGCAGTTCACCCAGATGGAGGCCGCCATGGCCAGAATGGGCGAGCCCTGCAAAACCATCCTGGAAGATTATTATATACACGGCAGGAACATGCAGGAGATTGCGGAGCGTTTTGGCTATACCAATGCGGAAAATGCCAAAAACCAGAAGTACAAGTGCCTGATGCGGTTGAAAAAGTTATTTTTTGCTTCATAAATAAACAAGTGCCTGAGGAGGCTGTGAAATGAACGATATACATTTAATACAGGAAATAGAGCGCTACCTCGATGGCGAAATGAGTGTCCCGGAAAGGGAGGCTTTCGACGCCCTCCGCCGTAACGACCCGGCTATCGACCGGCAGGTGACCGAGCACCGGTTACTGCTGCAGCAGCTGCGGGCCAACGGCGCGCGGAAAGAGCTGCTCCGCCGCATGGAGGCCATCCATGCCAGAGCGGACGTGCCCGTGGTAGCCAAACCTTCCGCTCCCGTCATCAATATGCGCAGCCGCCGCACCTGGCTCAACCTGGCCGCCGCTGCCTGCATCGCGCTGGTAACTTCGCTGGCCACCATGGCCATCATGCAGAAAGCGGTGAAAAATTCCTCCACCGCCCAGTATGAGGACGTAAGAAGGGTGCTCAGCAATATGCAGCGCTCCCAGAACGCCCTCATCCGCGACATCAAAAGCAACAACAAAGCTCCCCTGAATCCCGGCACCTATGGCGGCACCTGCTTCGCCATTTCCCGGAATGGTTACATGGTCACCAATTACCATGTGATCGCAGGGGCTGACTCCATCTATATCCAGAACAACAAAGGCGAAGCCTTCAAAGCGGTGAGCATTTTTGAAGATGTTTCCAGCGACCTGGCGGTGCTGCGCATTGCAGACTCCACCTTCCGCTCCGCTCCCCTGCCCTACGCCCTCAAACACCAGCCCAGCCGTTCCGGCGAGGAAGTGTTCAGCATGGGCTTCCCCCGCGACGAGATTGTGTACGGCAAAGGATATATCAGCGCACAGACCGGCTTTAACGGCGATACCCTGGCCTACCAGGTATCCATCCCCGTAGACCCCGGCAACAGCGGCGCTCCCCTCCTGGATGCGACCGGCGAAGTAGTCGGCATCATCACCGGTAAACAGGCCTCCTCCGACGGAATTGCCTTCGCGGTAAAAGCGGGCCACCTCAAACGCCTGCTGGATGAACTGCCGAAAGACAAATTCTCCCGGAAAGACATCCGGCAAAAAAGCCAGCTGGTAGGCCTGAACCGCGTAGATCAGCTGAAAAAACTGGAAGATTTCGTGTACATGGTGAAAGTATACAACTGAACGAACGATTAGGAATGAAAAATAAAAGCAGAAGGCCGGAGGTTATACTCCGGCTTTTTCTTTTCCGGGACATCTGAAGGAGGGTATTGGACAGAAGCCCGGCGATACTCCGGGTGTTCCTTTTCAAGGACATCTGAAAGAGAAGACTGGACAGAAACCCGGAGATACTCCGGCTTTTTCTTTTCCGGGATATCTGAAGGAGGGTATTGGACAGAAGCCCGGCGATACTCCGGGGTTTCCTTTCACGACATTTAAAACGGTCATATTAGCCGGGATGCTCCCGGGTTCCGCTTTTCCCCGGACATTTTAAACGGGAATATCGCAGTTGAAGGCTGATCCCTTCCCCTGTTTTTTTAACAGGAATAACATGACAGGAGGCTAACAAGCCGCGGTATCTCCTTCCGGGACAAGGAAAAGGGGAATGCTCCGAGAGCATTCCCCTTTTCCTTTTATTCAGGTAAAACGAAGAATCATTGATCGGGGCGCAGGGTGACGTTCGGATCTTTCCGCCACTGCTTCGCCCTTTCGGAAATCCAGAAAATGAGCGTTTCATTGTTCATGTTCCGCAGCATTTCGTACGGAGGCTGGTATTTCTGCGTGAACCGCAGCAGCGAATCGCCGCTCAGGCCGGTTACCCGGCTGACGAACGATTTGGAATAACGGTAATCGATATAAGCCTGCTTTTCGTGGTCCTCATATAAGCGTTTGAATTTGCGCAGGTCTTTTTCTTTTTTGGAGCCGCGGGTAAAAGGGCTGATCACGATGCCGAACCCGCCGGTGCTTCGTTTGGACGTATCCACCAGCGCGCGGTTGGGCGTTTCGAGGAAAGGCCGGAACTCTTCATACCGCGCGATGGAATCGAGCTGGTAGGGATTCCATTTGCCGG encodes:
- a CDS encoding membrane or secreted protein, whose amino-acid sequence is MKLLFSAALALLTQLSFAQAGLSGAWQLMPVGSEPQTVRIIEDGYFMQTVFNQQGKEFVSTLGGRITASGGNLTEVIEFNTADKENIGSTNTCTYKLQNNQLTVSCAGKTTTWQRLDEGKAPLAGTWRITARENNGKMDPMRPGPRKTLKILSGTRFQWAAINTETKEFFGTGGGTYKFENGQYTETITFFSRDNTRVGMSLSFNGKVDGKQWHHSGKSSKGDPISEIWSRIE
- a CDS encoding FKBP-type peptidyl-prolyl cis-trans isomerase, whose protein sequence is MIRKCLFIGALSVLTAQAAFSQKKQTAAPKPLLRTQLDSVSYTIGNDLGQMLKGQGLDSLNLKLLFKAIEDHYTGKTPVLSADQGTTLVRDYILNKNKVEGEKFLAKNKTKPGVVTLPSGLQYQVLKTGTGPKPTLNDKVKVHYHGMLIDGTTFDSSIDRGEPITLPVTGVIKGWTEALLLMPVGSKWKLFIPSQLAYGERAAGPKIKPNSALVFDVELLSIEAATPAETQPAAPVKE
- a CDS encoding chorismate synthase, with product MNSFGRIFRVNVFGESHGESVGVNIDGVPAGIPLKQEDFLPDLERRKAGAKGTTPRKEDDLPFLKSGVFNDHTTGAPITILFENNNTRSADYAKLREFPRPGHADFVATQKYGGFEDYRGGGHFSGRLTLNLVAAGVIAKKILGSGIQVKAELKEVGGYPDPEQGLEAAIAAKDSVGGVVECTVDGLPIGLGEPFFDSIESNIAHAVFAIPAIKGIEFGAGFAAAKMKGLEHNDAIIDTSGKTATNNAGGVVGGISNGNQLVFRIAVKPTSSTPKVQETLNIASGQVEQFSVKGRHDLCIALRVPVVLEAVTAMVLADFMLLEMRAPRVFK
- the aroA gene encoding 3-phosphoshikimate 1-carboxyvinyltransferase produces the protein MRVSISPSVIKGAVTANPSKSAMQRAVAAALLAKGKTVIHNPGLSNDCLAALEVAENLGAVVKRGEETIEITGNGVQPLHEEINCGESGLGIRMFTPVAALSEKTITINGHGSLVTRPMHFFEEVLPQLGVQIKSRDGKLPLEIRGPLQANNVTIDGSLSSQFLTGLLMAFGAVADKAAITVKDLKSKPYIALTLQIMEHFGVKVRQENFEVFHFDSKQSYRPVEYTVEGDWSGAAFLLVAAAVAGKAEVHHLNTQSAQSDKAIMEALEKAGAEILPGVFTMIIAKKELKPFELDATDCPDLFPPLVALAANCKGVTRIKGVSRLAHKESDRGLTLQQEFGKMGIRINLEGDDMFVHGGTGIKGATVHSHNDHRIAMACAVAALTADGPVTVENAEAINKSYPEFYDHIATLGAAVTKEEKVQS
- the aroB gene encoding 3-dehydroquinate synthase, which translates into the protein MTTQTHQFQHAATTYYLGESLANLGNYVNKERTILLLDENVDHHYADLLPGWKKLVVPDGEDHKNMEVIDQIINGLIELEADRKTTLVGIGGGMLTDITGFAASIYMRGIPFGFVPTTLLAQVDASIGGKNGVSHGMHKNMLGTINQPQFILFDYTLPSTMPATEWCNGFAEIIKYACIYDAELFTYLENNKDKALAQDVSVLQYLVERSVAIKTKFVLEDEFESGVRRWLNFGHTLGHAVEKLENIAHGQAVAIGMVAAAKISEKITKLPSEQTNRLIRLINDYRLPVTMQSDKDAVFNIFKLDKKREKDHIHFVLLEELGKAQTQPIPLDELKQILKEL
- a CDS encoding chorismate mutase, with the translated sequence MEQILAKTKFADPASDKKPLIISGPCSAETEEQVLATALALAKTGKVDVLRAGIWKPRTRPGSFEGIGPKGLPWLQKAKELTGMPTTVEVATAKQVEDALHFGVDILWIGARTTVNPFSVQDVADALKGVKIPVLIKNPINPDLELWIGAVERIQKAGIEKVGLIHRGFSSYGNTEYRNAPMWHLAIELKRRHPELPMICDPSHISGRRDILQAVSQEAIDLDYDGLMLETHIDPDNAWSDAKQQITPEKFGELLSNITWRHERTDQKEFNTALEKLRNQINGIDDEIMLLLGNRMKIAEKIGQYKKENNITILQTNRWNEILDRGIRAGEKLGLTKDFVLKYFDAVHLESINRQNKVMND
- a CDS encoding prephenate dehydrogenase, with the translated sequence MIATVVGVGLIGGSLAISLKEKGVANWIIGVDYNEENLKRAQELNIIDEGSNLEDAMSRSQLIILAIPVDALLQTLTSILDKVGPQHVIMDVGSTKQKLLQLVTGHSKRGRFVAAHPMAGTEYSGPDAAVRNLFAQKTMVLCDVKNSDEDAVEMIESMVDKLSMRTVYMNAEEHDLHTAYVSHISHITSFALALTVLKKEKEQGRIFELASGGFESTVRLAKSSPDTWVPIFKHNRNNVLDVLEEHINQLEQMKKLLQDEDYETFYKLIQKSNKIRKILK